The genomic interval ATTCTTTCTTTGGAGCCAACTTTAACAGGTTCTAAAATCCCCTTTTTCACACAGTCATGGATATATTGGCGAGTGCAGCCTAATAATTCGGCAACCTCTGAGGTGGAAACTAACTCACTTTGTAAAAACCTTCGCAGTTCCATATCATTTTCAAATTGAATCATGAGAATCGTTCCAATCTTTTTTAAAATTTATTTTGTAGTACTAAGTCTATACCCAAAAACAAAACAAATAATTCACTTGTCTATCTTTTTATAATGGTAATTTAAAAAGTGGCTGTATTAGAATCTTGGATTTTGCAGAATAAACTTGTTAGTATCATCAATATAATAAGGTTGATGCTTTCTAATTTGATAGAAATACACATCTGTGAAAGCATATATTTTCCAGCTGGAAATAGATATAATGATGAGGGAAATGAAAATTCAAAAAGTATGGAGGAGAATGATGTTTAAAAATAGGATGGGGAAGGTAAGGTCGGGCTGGATCATTTTGCTAGCTTTAGTAGCAACGTCACTTATTCAATCGTTATTAATGGTGCCTGGAATGATTTATCCTATAATGAAGGAATTGCTAACAAATCCAAATGGATTTAACGGAAATGTAGACGAACTTACAAATAATTCGCCTTGGTTCATGCTTTTCACACAAGGATTAGGATTAATTGGCGGAATTGTTATGTTATTTATTTTATGGCGTTTTGTTAATAAGAAAAGAATTTCAGAAATGGGATTTAAAAATTTTTCTACTGATTTTATCACTGGACTAGGAATGGGAGCATTATCCATCATTATTATATTCTTTATTCTATTGGCCACAAAGAATATAGAGATGGCTAATTCCTTTGGTTCACCCGATTTTTCTGCTTATACGATTTCCTATCTTCTGTTTTTTATTTTAGTAGGTTTTTCTGAGGAACTGACATTTAGAGGATATATAATGTCCACGCTAGCGGATAACGGTAATTCTAAAACGGTCGTATATATCCTATCATCGCTTATTTTTGGCATTGCACATATATGGAATCCGAATGTGGCCATCTTTGGAATCGTGAATATTTTTCTAGTGGGGCTGCTGTTTGCTTATATGTATGATAAGACAAAAAGCCTATGGATGCCAATTGGCTATCATATT from Niallia sp. FSL W8-0635 carries:
- a CDS encoding helix-turn-helix domain-containing protein, whose amino-acid sequence is MIQFENDMELRRFLQSELVSTSEVAELLGCTRQYIHDCVKKGILEPVKVGSKERIFFKSDIIAHINRKRK
- a CDS encoding CPBP family intramembrane glutamic endopeptidase; protein product: MFKNRMGKVRSGWIILLALVATSLIQSLLMVPGMIYPIMKELLTNPNGFNGNVDELTNNSPWFMLFTQGLGLIGGIVMLFILWRFVNKKRISEMGFKNFSTDFITGLGMGALSIIIIFFILLATKNIEMANSFGSPDFSAYTISYLLFFILVGFSEELTFRGYIMSTLADNGNSKTVVYILSSLIFGIAHIWNPNVAIFGIVNIFLVGLLFAYMYDKTKSLWMPIGYHITWNYFQGNVFGFPVSGTTPHGMYGIDVSMGNDWLTGGSFGLEGGFLATLMIACGFLITKLYTKRSLE